From Amphritea atlantica, a single genomic window includes:
- a CDS encoding DUF560 domain-containing protein, translating into MDKAKSNILCASAMLLASSLSFAQEAPLSLTASVGAEYDDNISVSALDTTTGQSDEALIVDFSAGYMAMKSETAELELVYDLYQSKHNSLSDFDLQIHTLSAFGSREVGDKDLGLYYSYSMVDLGSEELYDSHSLTPSLGLALAEGWYNRFSYSLVAKDFASASGRDATQNSLSADNYYFFMDNAAYITLGARLEQEDADDNELDYQALYLKTAISIPLHYNNKKVIDFKGKYEHYWRDYDNTTASIGKKRDDNQDLIGLEFIKPINENVDVVLNYEYTNTESNLPSVDAEGNVISLKVAMDF; encoded by the coding sequence ATGGATAAAGCTAAATCGAATATTTTATGTGCAAGTGCGATGCTGCTAGCCAGCTCACTATCATTTGCGCAGGAAGCCCCTCTCTCACTAACAGCATCAGTTGGTGCTGAATACGATGATAATATCTCTGTCTCCGCACTGGATACAACGACCGGTCAATCTGACGAAGCATTAATTGTCGACTTTTCAGCGGGCTATATGGCCATGAAGAGCGAAACAGCTGAACTCGAGCTGGTCTATGACCTCTACCAAAGTAAGCATAATTCGCTCAGTGACTTTGATTTACAGATCCACACGTTATCAGCGTTTGGATCCAGAGAAGTGGGTGATAAAGATCTGGGCCTTTACTACAGCTATTCAATGGTTGATTTAGGCAGCGAGGAGCTATACGACTCCCATAGCCTTACCCCATCTTTAGGACTCGCATTGGCTGAAGGCTGGTATAACCGTTTTAGCTATAGCCTTGTCGCAAAAGATTTTGCTTCAGCCTCTGGACGTGATGCGACTCAAAACAGTTTATCTGCGGATAACTATTACTTCTTTATGGATAATGCCGCCTATATCACTTTAGGCGCAAGACTGGAACAGGAAGACGCTGACGATAACGAGCTGGATTACCAGGCCCTCTATCTAAAGACCGCTATCTCTATTCCTTTGCATTACAACAATAAAAAGGTAATTGATTTTAAAGGTAAATATGAGCATTACTGGCGGGATTATGACAATACAACTGCCTCGATAGGGAAAAAACGTGATGATAATCAGGACCTGATCGGTCTTGAGTTCATCAAACCGATCAATGAGAACGTTGATGTTGTACTTAATTATGAGTACACAAACACCGAATCTAACCTACCTTCCGTAGATGCCGAGGGTAACGTTATCTCATTAAAAGTCGCTATGGACTTTTAA
- the znuA gene encoding zinc ABC transporter substrate-binding protein ZnuA gives MISRLSSTIVLLLLSVAVFGTQTVTAGQVRVLTSIKPIQLIATDMLGDLAHIDVLLPSGSSPHHYSLKPSSIGQIHDADLFIWGGPGLELFLTKTVSQLEHPALALLESDHDDDPGEHEAEHDHKAHSDSDAGEHHHDGDDPHFWMAPERALAAADKIKDRLIARYPEDAALYQQAYDDFAARLAQTDQQLQQQLKSVAASGFYVFHDAFGSFVEHYQLKQLGYFTVDPGRKPGARRLNEIRNALETNQARCVFVEPQFRAPVVDSLIRGLDIRVGRLDPLAVEIEAERGGYSKYLQSLADSFTNCLTGE, from the coding sequence ATGATTTCCCGACTATCTTCAACAATTGTTCTGCTTTTGCTTAGTGTCGCTGTTTTCGGTACGCAAACGGTTACTGCAGGGCAGGTCCGGGTGCTGACCAGTATTAAGCCCATTCAGCTGATTGCTACGGATATGCTCGGCGATCTGGCACATATTGATGTGCTGCTACCGTCGGGAAGCTCGCCTCATCATTACTCTCTCAAACCCTCCTCGATAGGCCAGATACATGATGCCGATCTGTTTATCTGGGGCGGGCCGGGCCTCGAGCTGTTTCTGACGAAAACCGTTAGTCAGCTGGAGCACCCTGCCCTGGCACTGCTCGAAAGCGATCATGATGATGACCCTGGCGAGCATGAAGCGGAGCATGATCATAAGGCGCACTCCGATAGTGATGCCGGGGAGCATCATCATGACGGTGATGATCCCCATTTCTGGATGGCTCCGGAGCGCGCACTGGCGGCCGCTGACAAGATTAAAGACCGCTTGATAGCGCGTTATCCTGAAGATGCGGCACTTTATCAACAGGCGTATGATGATTTTGCCGCCCGTCTTGCGCAGACCGATCAGCAGCTTCAGCAACAATTGAAAAGTGTTGCTGCTTCCGGTTTCTATGTGTTTCACGATGCATTCGGTAGCTTTGTGGAACACTATCAGTTAAAGCAGCTGGGGTATTTCACCGTTGATCCGGGCCGTAAGCCAGGCGCCCGTCGGCTGAACGAGATCCGCAACGCACTGGAAACCAACCAGGCCCGTTGTGTTTTCGTTGAGCCGCAGTTCAGGGCGCCGGTTGTTGATAGCCTTATTCGGGGGCTGGATATCCGCGTGGGACGACTCGATCCGCTTGCGGTTGAGATCGAAGCGGAGCGTGGCGGATACAGTAAATATCTGCAATCTCTGGCAGATAGCTTCACTAACTGCCTCACCGGAGAATAA
- a CDS encoding transcriptional repressor: MASQSVNNIAHQPDHDHSRCVKTALQQAQTLCKTNGQRLTKIRELVLKLIWQSHKPLGAYDLLPEIAKAGFNSAPPTVYRALDFLQEQGLVHRLATLNAFIGCSHPEHRHSGYFLICQRCGTTAELESSELHDSIQSFASNAGFSVEQENIEILGRCPSCQESV; encoded by the coding sequence ATGGCGTCTCAATCCGTGAACAACATCGCCCACCAGCCCGATCATGACCACAGTCGCTGTGTCAAAACAGCCCTGCAACAGGCACAAACCCTGTGTAAAACCAATGGCCAGCGACTGACTAAGATCCGCGAACTGGTGCTCAAGCTCATCTGGCAAAGCCATAAACCGCTGGGCGCCTATGATCTGCTACCCGAGATTGCCAAAGCGGGCTTCAACTCGGCGCCACCGACGGTTTACCGGGCACTGGACTTTCTTCAGGAGCAGGGACTGGTGCATCGACTGGCCACATTGAACGCCTTTATTGGCTGCAGTCATCCGGAGCACAGACACTCGGGTTATTTCCTGATCTGTCAGCGTTGCGGAACTACCGCTGAACTTGAATCCAGCGAGCTGCACGACAGCATTCAAAGCTTCGCCAGCAACGCCGGATTTTCGGTGGAACAGGAAAATATTGAAATCCTGGGACGCTGCCCCAGCTGTCAGGAGAGCGTATGA
- the znuC gene encoding zinc ABC transporter ATP-binding protein ZnuC, giving the protein MSPANLVEITALNISFGSNSVIDNVSMTLKPGEITTLIGPNGAGKTTLVKAVLGLLSPTSGTIRRASTLRIGYMPQKLHIDTTFPLTVERFLKTAAFASIEDRCLALQAVRAEHLLKQSVHSLSGGEMQRVLLARALLRKPELLVLDEPAQGVDINGQTELYRLIASIRDKYNCAVLMISHDLHLVMAATDQVICLNHHICCSGHPEQVSADPSYIELFGIPGAENLALYSHHHNHQHNNHGDILPLSEETENDHSHCGGHH; this is encoded by the coding sequence ATGAGCCCGGCTAACCTGGTCGAAATTACCGCGCTGAACATCAGTTTTGGTAGCAACAGCGTTATCGATAACGTCTCCATGACCCTCAAGCCGGGCGAGATTACCACGCTGATCGGCCCCAACGGGGCCGGGAAAACTACGCTGGTTAAAGCCGTTCTGGGGCTTCTGTCACCGACCAGCGGCACCATTCGACGCGCCTCCACGCTGCGCATCGGCTATATGCCGCAGAAACTGCATATCGATACGACGTTTCCCCTGACCGTGGAGCGGTTCCTGAAGACCGCCGCCTTTGCCAGCATTGAAGACCGCTGCCTCGCGTTACAGGCGGTGCGCGCTGAACACTTACTGAAACAATCGGTTCACAGCTTATCCGGCGGCGAGATGCAGCGGGTACTGCTGGCCCGGGCACTGCTGCGTAAACCTGAGCTTCTGGTACTGGATGAACCGGCTCAGGGGGTGGATATTAACGGTCAGACAGAGCTTTACAGGCTTATCGCCAGCATCCGTGATAAATACAACTGCGCTGTACTGATGATCTCGCACGATCTGCATCTGGTGATGGCCGCCACCGATCAGGTGATCTGTCTCAACCATCATATCTGCTGTTCCGGCCATCCGGAGCAGGTTAGCGCAGATCCCTCCTATATCGAACTGTTTGGAATACCCGGTGCGGAAAACCTCGCGCTCTATAGCCACCACCACAATCATCAGCACAATAATCATGGTGATATCCTGCCGCTGTCCGAAGAGACGGAAAACGATCATAGCCACTGCGGAGGGCACCACTGA
- the znuB gene encoding zinc ABC transporter permease subunit ZnuB, whose product MPEFLLLALLGGIGVALVAGPLGSFVVWRRMAYFGDTLAHSALLGIAVGVLFDINFNLAVVSCCVILALILVSLQRQRLVATDTLLGIMAHSSLSLGLVAVALLDDVRVDLMEYLFGDLLAITPTDLLWIYAGGGVVMLLIWKLWNPLLAVTINEELAQVEGVPVARIRLALMLLIGVVIAIAMKVVGILLITSLLIIPAASARRLASSPEQMAVIASLLGVVAVILGLSASMQFDTPAGPSVVVAALAQFLLLYSLPLRSAA is encoded by the coding sequence ATGCCTGAGTTTCTGTTGCTTGCCCTGCTGGGCGGTATTGGGGTTGCACTGGTAGCCGGGCCGCTGGGTTCCTTTGTGGTGTGGCGGAGGATGGCGTACTTTGGCGATACCCTGGCGCACTCGGCCCTGCTGGGCATCGCCGTCGGTGTGCTGTTTGATATCAATTTTAATCTGGCGGTGGTCAGCTGCTGCGTGATTCTGGCGCTGATCCTGGTCAGTCTGCAGCGGCAGCGGCTGGTGGCAACCGATACCCTGCTGGGTATTATGGCCCACAGCAGTCTGTCGCTGGGCCTGGTCGCCGTAGCCCTGCTGGATGATGTCAGGGTCGACCTGATGGAATACCTGTTTGGCGACCTGCTGGCGATCACACCCACAGACCTGCTGTGGATCTATGCTGGCGGAGGCGTCGTCATGCTGTTGATCTGGAAGCTCTGGAATCCGCTGCTGGCGGTGACCATCAATGAGGAGCTGGCGCAGGTTGAGGGCGTGCCGGTGGCCCGCATACGGCTGGCGCTGATGCTGTTAATCGGGGTGGTTATCGCCATCGCCATGAAAGTGGTCGGTATTCTGCTGATTACCTCTCTGCTGATTATTCCCGCCGCCAGCGCCCGGCGACTGGCCAGCTCTCCGGAGCAGATGGCGGTGATCGCCAGCCTGCTGGGGGTGGTTGCGGTGATACTCGGACTCTCGGCATCGATGCAGTTTGATACCCCGGCAGGCCCCTCTGTGGTTGTGGCCGCACTGGCTCAGTTTCTGTTGCTGTACTCGCTGCCGCTGCGCAGCGCTGCATGA